Proteins from a single region of Scylla paramamosain isolate STU-SP2022 chromosome 35, ASM3559412v1, whole genome shotgun sequence:
- the LOC135090639 gene encoding ganglioside-induced differentiation-associated protein 1-like yields MSSGAHSNNSNGNGNSLKLYYHPMSFYSQRVLMALYEKRVPFKSQVVSLFNKEQYKPWFLRLNPRGEVPVLTDGVKVIPDSVRIVEYLEDNFSNGQFGQLTPREKGSEESKKIQAFRECFEGLPVGAMTYGTAGNPHLWDNPKFPFTPALFKQMAEMARIRHIMIRGHADKNPEFQETLLEKASAAEHGDQNLNKTAEEMEEVIKKFDLALGRAEEELATHTGEHADWWLCGELFSIADIDLSILLNRLYVLGHESRFWAEGKRPHLQAYWDRIQQRVSFKRSTHISLGGVQLARLHQAFKEHSGVLASVMVALGLAAVSYAVYRRVNKS; encoded by the exons ATGTCTTCCGGCGCCCACTCCAACAACAGCAATGGCAACGGAAACTCCCTCAAGCTGTATTACCACCCCATGTCCTTCTACTCGCAGAGA gTCCTCATGGCACTGTATGAGAAGCGTGTGCCATTCAAGAGCCAGGTGGTGTCACTGTTCAACAAGGAGCAGTACAAGCCCTGGTTCCTGAGACTCAACCCTCGTGGGGAGGTGCCGGTCCTCACAGATGGAGTGAAGGTCATTCCAGACTCTGTGAGGATTGTTGAATACCTGGAGGACAATTTCTCAAATG GCCAGTTTGGACAGTTGACACCCCGGGAGAAAGGCAGCGAGGAGAGCAAGAAGATTCAAGCCTTCAGGGAGTGCTTTGAGGGCCTGCCAGTGGGAGCAATGACATATGGGACAGCTGGCAACCCTCACCTGTGGGATAATCCTAAGTTCCCCTTCACCCCAGCACTCTTCAAGCagatggcag AGATGGCAAGGATCCGTCACATCATGATTAGAGGACATGCAGATAAGAACCCTGAATTCCAAGAAACTTTGCTGGAAAAGGCGTCAGCAGCAGAACACGGGGACCAGAACCTAAACAAGACTgcagaggagatggaggaggtaataaagaagtttgatttagcaCTAGGAAGAGCTGAGGAGGAGCTGGCAACACACACGGGAG AACATGCTGATTGGTGGCTGTGTGGAGAACTATTTAGCATTGCTGACATAGATCTCTCCATCCTTCTAAACCGTCTGTACGTGCTGGGACATGAGAGTAGGTTTTGGGCAGAGGGTAAAAGGCCCCACCTTCAGGCTTACTGGGATAGGATACAGCAGAGAGTCTCCTTCAAG AGATCAACCCACATCTCCCTCGGTGGAGTTCAACTCGCCAGACTCCACCAGGCCTTCAAGGAGCACAGTGGAGTACTGGCCTCTGTGATGGTGGCCCTGGGCTTGGCTGCAGTTTCCTATGCTGTGTACCGACGAGTTAACAAGTCCTAG
- the LOC135090638 gene encoding acyl-coenzyme A diphosphatase FITM2-like — protein MPAASSSGFKRGRPASQSVRGGKQPIEKGRWAAKGTKPLPEQASVKYVLSLIVVHVCRKVLFIPTEVKVMLYSLGLFFGSLVCDFLPLPNVYMGQRDNVFNVYYVKVAWAWLLLVVGSFILLTSATIGCGHREIIKRNMSRLLVGTFMWYFWSQCFFGYVENRTGSCLGKAIIRNKIDCNTAGFHWHSFDISGHAFLLVYINLFILEEAKTIDGWEGIRDQIRMEDHHRGEVQNPGETKTPLDSLTPYDMAILKMNYEQFTPYIRCIFCVMTMMSVLSDVMLVCTIIFFHTMPQKVAGGAIAIAIWFLTYRVWFKRDASPGLPGCGLFHYQNMKERTKEVPLRRRSSICKDHRDNLPMFMGMPLYGLKKEKEDKKREEKKKDYEREEERSSMEDYGEGVEGRVPSWTGPHGDSASSRSWRR, from the exons ATGCCAGCTGCCTCCTCCTCGGGTTTCAAGAGAGGCCGACCTGCCTCCCAGAGTGTGAGGGGCGGGAAGCAGCCCATAGAGAAGGGGCGATGGGCGGCCAAGGGCACAAAGCCTCTACCTGAACAGGCGTCTGTGAAATACGTGTTATCGCTTATCGTGGTTCACGTGTGTCGTAAGGTGCTGTTTATCCCCACCGAAGTGAAAGTGATGCTCTACTCCCTGGGCCTCTTCTTCGGCTCTCTCGTTTGCGACTTCCTGCCCCTGCCCAACGTCTACATGGGGCAGCGGGACAATGTGTTCAATGTGTACTATGTCAAG GTGGCATGGGCAtggctgctgctggtggtggggtCCTTCATCCTCCTGACCAGTGCCACCATTGGCTGCGGCCACCGGGAGATCATCAAGAGAAACATGTCACGTCTGCTGGTGGGGACCTTCATGTGGTACTTCTGGAGCCAGTGCTTCTTCGGGTACGTGGAGAACCGCACTGGATCCTGCCTGGGCAAAGCCATCATTAGGAATAAGATTGATTGCAACACAGCAGGCTTCCATTGGCACTCCTTCGATATCTCAG GTCATGCCTTCCTGCTAGTGTACATCAACTTGTTCATCCTGGAGGAGGCCAAGACCATAGATGGGTGGGAGGGAATCCGAGACCAGATCCGCATGGAGGACCACCATCGAGGAGAGGTCCAGAATCCCGGGGAGACCAAGACTCCGCTGGACAGCCTTACCCCATATGACATGGCCATACTCAAG ATGAATTATGAGCAGTTCACTCCATACATCCGCTGCATCTTCTGTGTGATGACCATGATGAGTGTGCTGAGTGATGTCATGCTTGTGTGCACCATCATCTTCTTCCACACCATGCCGCAGAAGGTGGCTGGGGGCGCGATAGCCATTGCCATCTGGTTCCTTACGTACAG AGTATGGTTCAAGAGAGATGCATCTCCTGGGCTGCCTGGTTGTGGCCTCTTCCATTACCAGAACATGAAGGAGAGGACCAAAGAGGTTCCCCTTAGAAGACGTTCCTCAATATGTAAG GATCATCGAGACAACCTGCCAATGTTCATGGGGATGCCTTTGTATGgtctgaagaaggaaaaggaagataagaagagggaagagaagaagaaggactatgagagagaggaggagaggtccAGCATGGAGGACtatggggagggagtggaggggcgGGTACCCTCCTGGACTGGTCCACACGGGGACTCCGCCTCCAGTCGGTCTTGGAGGAGGTAG